A window from Streptomyces sp. NBC_00335 encodes these proteins:
- a CDS encoding S1 family peptidase → MAAVAALAAPTAAHADGGFSADRLASAGASVLRADVAGTAWHTDSATGTLVVTADSTVSAASIAKIRSEAGANAAALRIERTPGKLTKLVSGGDAIYATGWRCSAGFNVRSGSTYYILTAGHCTDGAGTWWTNSARTTAIGPTVGSSFPNNDYGLIRYDNASLAHPGAVGSQDITSAINATTGLAVTRRGSTTGIHSGSVTGLNATVNYGGGDVVYGMIRTNVCAEPGDSGGPLYSGTRAVGLTSGGSGNCSSGGTTFFQPVVEALNAYGVSVY, encoded by the coding sequence ATGGCCGCCGTGGCCGCGCTCGCGGCCCCCACGGCCGCGCACGCCGACGGCGGCTTCAGCGCCGACCGGCTCGCCTCCGCCGGCGCCTCGGTCCTGCGTGCCGACGTCGCCGGCACCGCCTGGCACACCGACTCCGCCACCGGCACCCTCGTGGTCACCGCCGACTCCACCGTCTCGGCGGCGAGCATCGCCAAGATCCGCAGCGAGGCCGGAGCGAACGCGGCCGCCCTGCGCATCGAGCGCACACCGGGCAAGCTGACGAAGCTGGTGTCCGGCGGAGACGCCATCTACGCGACCGGCTGGCGCTGTTCCGCCGGTTTCAACGTGCGCAGCGGCAGCACCTACTACATCCTCACCGCCGGACACTGCACCGACGGCGCGGGCACCTGGTGGACCAACTCCGCCCGTACCACCGCCATCGGCCCGACGGTGGGCTCCAGCTTCCCGAACAACGACTACGGACTCATCCGCTACGACAACGCCTCCCTGGCTCACCCCGGCGCCGTCGGCAGCCAGGACATCACCAGCGCCATCAACGCCACCACCGGTCTGGCCGTCACCCGCCGCGGCTCCACCACCGGCATCCACAGCGGCTCGGTGACCGGGCTCAACGCCACCGTGAACTACGGCGGCGGCGACGTCGTCTACGGCATGATCCGGACCAACGTCTGCGCCGAGCCCGGCGACAGCGGCGGTCCGCTCTACTCGGGCACCCGCGCGGTCGGCCTCACCTCCGGCGGCAGCGGCAACTGCTCTTCGGGCGG
- a CDS encoding cell division protein SepF yields the protein MGSVRKASAWLGLVEDSDDERYYDDDYAEAPQGGSVVGPGEQWVTDPRVKVASESAVDQGRRIATVTPDGFRDARGIGELFRDGVPVIVNLSSMDPGDAKRVVDFAAGLTFGLRGSIERVATRVFLLTPADTQIVSGEPGGRSRDFFNQS from the coding sequence ATGGGTTCGGTGCGCAAGGCGAGTGCCTGGCTGGGTCTCGTAGAGGACAGCGACGACGAGCGTTACTACGACGACGACTACGCGGAGGCCCCGCAGGGGGGTTCGGTGGTCGGCCCCGGCGAGCAGTGGGTCACGGACCCGCGCGTCAAGGTGGCGTCGGAGTCCGCCGTCGATCAGGGCCGCCGCATCGCGACGGTCACCCCGGACGGTTTCCGCGACGCCCGCGGCATCGGCGAGCTGTTCCGTGACGGTGTCCCGGTCATCGTGAACCTGTCCTCGATGGACCCGGGCGACGCGAAGCGCGTGGTCGACTTCGCGGCCGGTCTGACCTTCGGTCTGCGCGGTTCGATCGAGCGGGTGGCGACCAGGGTCTTCCTGCTGACCCCGGCCGACACCCAGATCGTGAGCGGCGAGCCCGGCGGCCGCTCGCGCGACTTCTTCAACCAGAGCTGA
- a CDS encoding phosphatase PAP2 family protein encodes MRTDQILPRLERVFARLDREPERPAHLQTPRMSRHRVVLLGATLGFYLAIVVAVLTTSWLVRLDWQIMFFRPYEQWPQLHAFLDYLVVLGQRGPTAVMVAAWLGWRSWRQHTLRPLITLGVALLLLNITVGAVKLGLGRLGPHYATEIGSAELFAGGDIFPSGHTANAVVTWGILAYLASTVVTRRVLSLVSAVVSLSVGATTVYLGTHWVSDVLLGWLAGLLVLLALPWFEPFIALAEAYVFDVRARLRSLVEAGQVPEALTGVLVPLLSAGGKWQLQRAAAEPSERPSGEPVPPAAPVLPVPLVQPAVVLRQPEPAEPPQVPVPASAAASASAQAAAGHQPAARPAVHLSGRPHLIRSERTPLTPAGSRRPAHADRAPVRGAAPRPATGG; translated from the coding sequence GTGCGTACCGACCAAATCCTGCCCAGACTGGAGCGGGTGTTCGCCCGGCTGGACCGGGAACCAGAGCGACCGGCTCATCTGCAAACACCGCGGATGAGCCGGCACCGCGTCGTGCTCCTCGGAGCGACCCTCGGCTTCTACCTGGCAATCGTCGTCGCGGTGCTGACCACTTCCTGGCTCGTCCGCCTCGACTGGCAGATCATGTTCTTCCGGCCGTACGAGCAGTGGCCGCAGCTCCACGCCTTCCTCGACTACCTCGTCGTCCTGGGCCAGCGCGGCCCCACCGCGGTCATGGTCGCCGCCTGGCTCGGCTGGCGGTCCTGGCGGCAGCACACCCTCCGCCCGCTGATCACCCTCGGCGTGGCGCTGCTGCTGCTCAACATCACCGTGGGCGCCGTCAAGCTCGGACTGGGCCGGCTCGGTCCGCACTACGCCACCGAGATCGGCTCGGCGGAGCTCTTCGCCGGCGGAGATATATTTCCTTCGGGCCACACCGCCAACGCCGTGGTGACCTGGGGAATCCTGGCCTACCTGGCGTCCACGGTGGTCACCCGCCGGGTGCTGTCCCTGGTGTCCGCCGTGGTCTCCCTGAGCGTCGGCGCCACCACCGTCTACCTCGGCACCCACTGGGTCAGCGACGTCCTGCTCGGCTGGCTCGCCGGCCTGCTCGTGCTGCTGGCGCTGCCGTGGTTCGAGCCGTTCATCGCGCTGGCCGAGGCCTACGTCTTCGACGTGCGGGCCCGGCTGCGCAGCCTCGTGGAGGCCGGGCAGGTGCCCGAGGCCCTCACCGGAGTGCTCGTCCCACTGCTCTCGGCCGGCGGCAAGTGGCAGCTCCAGCGGGCCGCCGCCGAGCCGTCCGAGCGGCCGTCGGGGGAGCCCGTGCCGCCGGCGGCGCCCGTACTTCCCGTGCCGCTGGTGCAGCCCGCGGTCGTCCTGCGGCAGCCCGAGCCGGCCGAGCCCCCGCAGGTTCCGGTCCCGGCGTCGGCCGCCGCTTCCGCTTCCGCCCAGGCTGCTGCGGGCCACCAGCCCGCCGCCCGGCCCGCCGTCCACCTCTCCGGCCGTCCGCACCTGATCCGTTCGGAGCGGACCCCGCTCACCCCGGCAGGCAGCCGCCGGCCGGCCCACGCCGACCGCGCCCCCGTGCGCGGCGCGGCGCCCCGCCCGGCCACCGGCGGCTGA
- a CDS encoding DUF5685 family protein translates to MFGIVRPCTHRLGERFKTEWMAHLCGLCLALRGDHGQFARIVTNYDGLLVSVLTEAQSGPAPGSRRTAGPCPLRGMRTAAVANGEGARLAAAVSLVLASAKVRDHVADRDGLLARAPIALAARRVARGWDRAGARTGASLGFDTAVLVDAVDRQTGIETLAGAGTPVLVVTEPTETATAAAFAHTATLAGRPGNAPALAEAGRYFGRLAHLLDAVEDQAADAAAGAWNPLTATGTPIAEARRLCDDALRGIRLALREVEFADAGLAHRLLVHELRTSVDRAFGTAGCAHTATAPAPEGSFGPPPVDFGPPPAPPSKPRRGLLAGCAVALGLFCTCQLCCTDHEGPWSRKKRDAWCDNCDCGPNCDCSCDGCCCCDGCGCDC, encoded by the coding sequence TTGTTCGGCATCGTCAGACCATGCACGCACCGCCTCGGGGAACGGTTCAAGACGGAGTGGATGGCCCATCTCTGCGGGCTGTGCCTGGCACTTCGGGGGGACCACGGCCAGTTCGCGAGGATCGTGACCAACTACGACGGGCTGCTCGTCTCCGTTCTGACGGAGGCTCAGTCCGGACCCGCCCCGGGCTCCCGGCGCACCGCCGGGCCCTGTCCACTGCGCGGGATGCGCACCGCCGCCGTGGCCAACGGCGAGGGGGCGCGGCTCGCCGCCGCCGTCTCGCTCGTGCTGGCCTCCGCGAAGGTGCGCGACCACGTGGCCGACCGGGACGGCCTGTTGGCCCGCGCCCCGATCGCCCTCGCGGCGCGCCGGGTGGCCCGAGGCTGGGACCGGGCGGGTGCCCGTACCGGGGCCTCGCTCGGCTTCGACACGGCCGTGCTCGTCGACGCCGTGGACCGGCAGACGGGCATCGAGACCCTGGCCGGAGCCGGCACGCCGGTGCTCGTGGTGACCGAGCCGACCGAGACCGCCACGGCCGCCGCCTTCGCCCATACCGCGACCCTCGCCGGGCGGCCAGGCAACGCCCCCGCGCTCGCCGAGGCCGGACGCTACTTCGGGCGGCTCGCGCACCTGCTGGACGCCGTCGAGGACCAGGCGGCGGACGCGGCGGCGGGCGCCTGGAACCCGCTGACCGCCACCGGGACCCCCATCGCCGAGGCCCGCAGGCTGTGCGACGACGCCCTGCGGGGCATCCGGCTGGCGCTGCGGGAGGTGGAGTTCGCCGACGCGGGCCTCGCCCACCGGCTGCTCGTGCACGAGCTGCGCACCTCGGTGGACCGGGCCTTCGGGACCGCGGGCTGCGCCCACACGGCGACGGCCCCGGCCCCCGAGGGCTCCTTCGGGCCGCCTCCGGTGGACTTCGGCCCGCCGCCGGCGCCCCCGAGCAAGCCGCGCCGCGGCCTGCTGGCGGGCTGCGCGGTGGCCCTGGGGCTGTTCTGCACCTGCCAGCTGTGCTGCACGGACCACGAGGGCCCGTGGTCCCGCAAGAAGAGGGACGCGTGGTGCGACAACTGCGACTGCGGTCCGAACTGTGACTGCAGCTGCGACGGCTGCTGCTGCTGCGACGGCTGCGGCTGCGACTGCTGA
- a CDS encoding S1 family peptidase, with protein MTVKRIFRSRLFAAAVGLTAVATLAGPAAAAEAPSGASVNADRLAAAEAAVLRADVAGTAWGADETGTLVVTADSTVSEANIAKIKKEAGSNGSAVRIERTHGKLSQLTTGGQAIYTTTKRCSLGFNVRRGTLYYALTAGHCTQGAGTWYANTSGVVIGATAGSSFPGNDYGIVRYDNKGLSHSGAVYGQDIKDAINPTVGMSVKRTGSTTGTRYGKVTGLNKAVNYGNGNIVYGLTQTNACAEPGDSGGPFYTGTHALGLTSGGSGDCKSGGVTYFQPVREVLTRYNVTVF; from the coding sequence GTGACAGTCAAGCGCATCTTCCGTTCCAGGCTCTTCGCGGCTGCCGTCGGTCTGACCGCCGTGGCCACGCTCGCGGGTCCCGCGGCCGCGGCCGAGGCCCCGAGCGGTGCCAGCGTCAACGCCGACCGCCTCGCCGCGGCCGAGGCCGCGGTCCTGCGCGCCGATGTCGCTGGTACCGCGTGGGGTGCCGACGAGACGGGGACCCTCGTGGTGACCGCCGACTCCACCGTGTCGGAGGCCAACATCGCGAAGATCAAGAAGGAGGCCGGGTCGAACGGCTCGGCCGTGCGCATCGAGCGGACCCACGGAAAGCTCTCGCAGCTGACCACGGGCGGTCAGGCGATCTACACCACGACGAAGCGCTGCTCCCTCGGCTTCAACGTGCGCCGGGGCACCCTCTACTACGCGCTGACCGCCGGTCACTGCACCCAGGGTGCGGGTACCTGGTACGCGAACACGAGCGGCGTGGTCATCGGCGCGACGGCGGGCTCCAGCTTCCCGGGCAACGACTACGGGATCGTCCGTTACGACAACAAGGGCCTGTCGCACTCCGGTGCGGTCTACGGCCAGGACATCAAGGACGCGATCAACCCCACCGTCGGCATGAGCGTGAAGCGGACCGGTTCCACCACCGGTACCCGCTACGGCAAGGTGACCGGTCTCAACAAGGCGGTCAACTACGGCAACGGCAACATCGTCTACGGTCTGACCCAGACCAACGCCTGCGCCGAGCCCGGCGACAGCGGCGGCCCGTTCTACACCGGCACCCACGCCCTCGGCCTGACCTCCGGCGGCAGCGGTGACTGCAAGTCGGGCGGTGTCACGTACTTCCAGCCCGTCCGGGAAGTGCTCACCCGTTACAACGTGACCGTGTTCTAA
- a CDS encoding DUF1684 domain-containing protein, with amino-acid sequence MSADAEDPAAAWERWHEHRVVTVSAPYGPLALTGTHWLADYPEGRIPAVPGHWRATTAGVTLTAGPEDGIALDDAPLTGAAVLAADEAPPSHSRLRAGEVRLVVIRREGEWAVRVFDPAAPGRAAFAGIEVTPYDPAYAVPGRFIPYGEDRTVQVENVDGRARGLGLGGELGFDFAGARHALRVAVDEGDGSLWAVVGDATGGRSSYRFRFLRPGIPAADGSITVDLNRVQLPPCAFADHFVCPFPPPGNTLPFGIEAGERRLKGALASGI; translated from the coding sequence ATGAGCGCTGACGCAGAAGATCCGGCCGCGGCCTGGGAGCGGTGGCACGAGCATCGGGTGGTCACCGTGTCCGCCCCCTACGGGCCGCTCGCACTGACCGGCACCCACTGGCTCGCCGACTACCCGGAAGGTCGAATTCCGGCCGTTCCGGGACACTGGCGGGCCACCACCGCAGGAGTGACCCTGACCGCCGGTCCCGAGGACGGGATCGCCCTGGACGACGCACCCCTCACCGGCGCCGCCGTCCTCGCCGCCGACGAGGCCCCGCCCTCGCACTCCCGGCTCCGCGCGGGGGAGGTGCGGCTCGTCGTGATCCGGCGCGAAGGGGAATGGGCGGTACGGGTGTTCGACCCGGCCGCACCGGGCCGGGCGGCCTTCGCCGGGATCGAGGTCACCCCGTACGACCCAGCGTACGCGGTGCCGGGACGGTTCATCCCGTACGGGGAGGACCGGACGGTCCAGGTCGAGAACGTCGACGGACGCGCGCGCGGGCTCGGCCTGGGCGGTGAGCTGGGCTTCGACTTCGCCGGCGCCCGGCACGCGCTGCGGGTCGCGGTGGACGAGGGGGACGGCAGTCTCTGGGCGGTCGTCGGGGATGCCACCGGCGGCCGTTCCAGCTACCGGTTCCGCTTCCTCAGGCCCGGAATCCCGGCCGCCGACGGCTCGATCACCGTGGACCTCAACCGGGTCCAGCTGCCTCCCTGCGCCTTCGCGGACCACTTCGTCTGCCCCTTCCCTCCGCCCGGCAACACCCTGCCCTTCGGGATCGAGGCGGGCGAGCGGCGGCTGAAAGGCGCCCTTGCTAGCGGTATCTGA
- a CDS encoding helix-turn-helix transcriptional regulator, producing the protein MLDTSARLLRLLSLLQAHREWTGADLAGRLGVTPRTVRRDVDRLRELGYPVNASPGTGGGYQLGAGAELPPLLLDDDEAVAVAVGLRTAAGNGVEGIGEASVRALAKLEQVLPSRLRARVSALNEFTVPMFRRARGSTVDSSVLTELAGVCRDAERLRFGYRDHGGTVTRRTVEPHRLVCSERRWYLVAWDLDREGWRTFRVDRIELRPPHGPRFTPRPPPAEDLAAYVSRGISQRVYATRAVVRLRVPEQEAARIVGPADGTLEPLDEQSCILRTGAVNLDVLVIHIMMIGCEFEVIEPAELTDRIRAARDRLGRSLEPLVNQPEK; encoded by the coding sequence ATGCTTGATACCTCCGCGCGACTGCTGCGCCTGTTGTCCCTGTTGCAGGCCCACCGGGAATGGACCGGGGCCGATCTGGCGGGCCGGCTCGGCGTGACCCCGCGGACCGTGCGCCGGGACGTGGACCGGCTGCGGGAGCTCGGTTACCCCGTGAACGCCAGTCCGGGCACCGGCGGCGGGTACCAGTTGGGGGCCGGGGCCGAGCTGCCGCCGCTGCTGCTCGACGACGACGAGGCCGTCGCCGTGGCCGTGGGGCTGCGGACCGCCGCCGGGAACGGCGTGGAGGGCATCGGCGAGGCCTCCGTACGGGCGCTGGCGAAGCTGGAGCAGGTACTGCCCTCGCGGCTGCGGGCCCGGGTGTCCGCGCTGAACGAGTTCACCGTGCCCATGTTCCGCAGGGCGCGCGGCTCCACGGTCGACTCCTCCGTGCTCACCGAGCTGGCCGGCGTCTGCCGTGACGCCGAGCGGCTGCGCTTCGGATACCGGGACCACGGGGGCACCGTCACCCGCAGGACCGTCGAACCGCACCGGCTGGTGTGCAGCGAGCGCCGCTGGTACCTCGTTGCCTGGGATCTGGACCGGGAGGGCTGGCGGACCTTCCGGGTGGACCGGATCGAGCTCAGGCCCCCGCACGGACCGCGCTTCACCCCGCGCCCGCCGCCCGCCGAGGACCTCGCCGCGTACGTCTCCCGGGGCATCTCCCAACGGGTGTACGCGACCCGCGCGGTGGTCCGGCTGCGGGTGCCCGAGCAGGAGGCGGCGCGGATCGTCGGACCGGCCGACGGGACCCTGGAGCCGCTCGACGAGCAGAGCTGCATCCTGCGCACCGGGGCGGTCAACCTCGATGTCCTCGTCATTCACATCATGATGATCGGGTGTGAGTTCGAGGTCATCGAACCGGCCGAACTGACGGACCGGATCCGGGCCGCGCGAGATCGGCTCGGCAGGTCTCTGGAACCGCTCGTGAACCAGCCGGAGAAGTGA
- a CDS encoding acyl-CoA dehydrogenase family protein: protein MSFVPTDPLGLDELLTPEDLAIRDTVRGWAADRVLPHIAEWYENGELPGIREIAKELGALGALGMSLQGYGCAGASAVQYGLACLELEAADSGIRSLVSVQGSLAMYAIWKYGSEEQKQRWLPGMAAGELIGCFGLTEPDVGSDPGAMRTHAKRDGSDWVLNGRKMWITNGSVAAVAVVWAQTEEGIRGFAVPTDSAGFSAPEIKHKWSLRASVTSELILDDVRLPADAVLPGVTGLKGPLGCLSHARYGIVWGSMGAARASFESALDYAKTREQFGRPIGGFQLTQAKLADMALELHKGILLAHHLGRRMDAGTLRPEQISFGKLNNVREAIEICRTARTILGANGISLEYPVMRHATNLESVLTYEGTVEMHQLVLGKALTGLDAFR, encoded by the coding sequence GTGTCCTTCGTTCCCACCGACCCGCTCGGGCTCGACGAACTCCTCACGCCCGAGGACCTCGCGATCCGGGACACCGTCCGCGGCTGGGCCGCCGACCGGGTCCTGCCGCACATCGCCGAGTGGTACGAGAACGGCGAGCTGCCCGGGATCCGGGAGATCGCCAAGGAGCTCGGCGCCCTCGGCGCCCTCGGGATGTCGCTCCAGGGCTACGGCTGCGCGGGCGCCAGCGCCGTCCAGTACGGGCTCGCCTGCCTGGAACTGGAGGCCGCCGACTCCGGGATCCGCTCGCTGGTCTCCGTACAGGGCTCCCTGGCGATGTACGCGATCTGGAAGTACGGCTCCGAGGAGCAGAAGCAGCGGTGGCTGCCCGGCATGGCCGCCGGCGAACTCATCGGCTGCTTCGGGCTGACCGAGCCCGACGTCGGTTCGGACCCCGGCGCGATGCGCACCCACGCCAAGCGGGACGGCTCGGACTGGGTCCTGAACGGCCGCAAGATGTGGATCACCAACGGCTCGGTGGCCGCCGTGGCCGTCGTCTGGGCGCAGACCGAGGAGGGGATCCGCGGTTTCGCCGTCCCCACGGACAGCGCCGGCTTCTCCGCCCCGGAGATCAAGCACAAGTGGTCCCTGCGCGCCTCGGTGACCAGCGAGCTGATCCTGGACGACGTACGGCTGCCCGCCGACGCGGTGCTTCCGGGGGTCACCGGGCTCAAGGGGCCGCTCGGCTGTCTCAGCCACGCGCGGTACGGGATCGTCTGGGGATCCATGGGTGCGGCGCGCGCCAGCTTCGAGTCGGCGCTGGACTACGCGAAGACGCGCGAGCAGTTCGGCAGGCCCATCGGAGGCTTCCAGCTCACGCAGGCCAAGCTCGCGGACATGGCGCTGGAGCTCCACAAGGGGATCCTGCTCGCCCACCACCTGGGCCGCCGGATGGACGCGGGGACCCTGCGGCCGGAGCAGATCAGCTTCGGCAAGCTCAACAACGTCCGCGAGGCCATCGAGATCTGTCGCACCGCGCGGACGATCCTCGGTGCCAACGGGATCTCCCTCGAATACCCCGTCATGCGGCACGCCACCAACCTCGAATCGGTCCTCACCTACGAGGGCACCGTCGAGATGCACCAGCTCGTGCTGGGCAAGGCGCTCACCGGGCTCGACGCCTTCCGCTAG